The Dethiosulfovibrio peptidovorans DSM 11002 genome has a window encoding:
- the rpmD gene encoding 50S ribosomal protein L30 → MAKLIITWKRSTIGRPPKQERTVKALGLKKLNSTVIHEDTPQIRGMVAKVAHLVECSTVEE, encoded by the coding sequence ATGGCTAAACTTATCATCACCTGGAAGAGAAGCACCATAGGTCGTCCTCCCAAGCAGGAGAGGACCGTCAAGGCTTTGGGCCTCAAGAAGCTAAACTCTACGGTGATCCATGAGGATACTCCTCAGATCAGGGGCATGGTGGCCAAGGTTGCTCACCTTGTCGAATGTTCGACCGTAGAGGAATAG